The DNA window GGGTCGAGCGCGTGGAGGGGGCCTCCTCTTGCGCGCCGCCGCCACCCTCTCGCTCTCGAGCAGCGCCTCGAGGGACTCACGCACCTCGTCCCGCACGTGCTCGCCGAGTCTCGCTTCGGCGTAGGTGAGCAGCTTGCCCGCAAAGGCGGCCATCACGCAGCTCGCGTGCCGATCGTCCTTGGCCGGGTTGCCATGCCGCTCTCGGTAGGCCACGTAATCCCGCGCAATGGCGCCGAGCGCCCCTGGCTCCTTGGCTGCCTGGCGGATGTGGAGCCTGGCGCCCTCTGCGTTCACCACGGGCCGGAGCATCGGCGCGACGGCGAGTGCCGTGTCGGCGTGGCCGATGAGCATCAACAAGCGGGCCATGTACCGGCGGGACAGCTCGAACAGCTTGGGCGCCAGGTCTTCTTCGTGCAGCACCACCGCGTCGATCGAGATCAGGCGCTCGCTGCCGAGCTGGTGGACGAAGGCGTTGAGCACCAACGATCGGGTGGGCCCTTCGTGCTCGTGGGGCTTCGCGTCGGCCGTGCGCACCGCCCTGGCCGACGGTGAGGGAGACTTCTCCCCTCGCGTCCCCTTCTCGACCAGCGCCGCGACGCGGGCGGACGGGCGCGCCGGCTTGTTCCGCGTTCGCTCGAAGTGCTTGCGCGCGTGCTCTTCCCGAAGCTCCACGGACGCCGGGTCGCTGGCGGCGAGCAGGTCGGCCACACGGGCGGCCGGCTTGGGGTTCGGAGGGGTCTTGGGACGCGACATCCGAGCAGGTTTCCGGAAATGGACCTGGCCGGGTGTCTACCAGATGGACGCGCAGATGTGGAAGAACTGTGGGCTGGGTCCCAGGGGACTCCATGCCTCACGGCGCTCGATCTCGACTCAGCTCACGGACTCGAGGACGAGCGAGATGCCCTGGCCACCGCCGATGCACATGGTGACGAGGCCGTAGCGCTGCTTCGTTCGACGGAGGGCGTAGGCACAGCTCAGCGTGAGGATCGCGCCGGTCGCGCCGAGCGGGTGGCCGAGCGCGATCGCGCCGCCATTCGGGTTCACCTTCTCCGGGTCGATGCCGAACTCGGCGAAGTCCCGCATGCACGCCAGGGCCTGAGGGGCGAACGCTTCGTTGATCTCGACGAGGTCGATGTCACTGCCACGGATCCCGGCACGCTCCAGGGCGATGCGGGTGGAGGGCACCGGCCCCCAGCCCATGATCTGGGGATCGCACGCAGCGACGCCCATGCCGATGACCCGCGCGAGCGCTCTCGCGCCGTGCTTGCTCGCGTCTTCCTCTCGAGCGAGCACCATGGCGGCCGCGCCGTCGACCACGGCGCTCGCGTTGCCGGCGGTGATGATCCCGCCGTCGGGCTCGAAGGCGGCCGGCAGGCGGGCCATCTTCGCGAGGTCGGGCTCCTCGAGGATGTGCGTGTCGTGTTTCACGTCGACGGGTCGGCTCGTCCCTTCGGGGGTCACCTGCACCGGGGCGATCTCTTCGTCGAAGTGTCCCGCGTCGCGCGCGCGCTTCGCATTGAGGTGCGAGCGGTGAGCGAAGGCGTCGGCTTCGGCGCGCGTGATGCGGTAGCGGCGCCCGAGTTCCTCGGCGGTGTTGGCCATCGCCATCCGCGCACCGGGGTCATAGAGGCTCATGAGGAGCATGTCCTGCAGGTGCACGCCGGGGGGCAGGCTGCGTCCCTCGATGGGGCCGTACTTCTGCACGGCGGCGCCCACCTTCTGCCCGCGGAAGCCGTAGAGGGTGAAGGGGTACTGCATGCTCTCGGCGCCACCGACGACGGTGAAGGGGCGCGCTTCATCGAAGCGCAGGCCAGCGAGCATGATCTCCGCGCCCACCGCGAGCGCCTCGGCGCCGCTGCCGCAGATGCGCGCCACCGTCAGCGCGGGAACGTCATTGGCGAGGCCGCCACGCCACCGCATGCCCTGCGCACCATAGATGGAGTCGCGGTGGCTGTGCTGTGCCATGCCCATGACGACGTGGCCGATGAGGGCGCGGTCCACGCGGGTGTGCTCGAGGGTGGCGCTGATCGCGTGGCCGCCGAGCTGGGTGGTGCTCAGGTTCGAGAACAGGCCAGGGGCCTTGTTGTCGATGAGGATGTCGGCGCGCGGGGTGCGGCGACCGCCGTCCAGAATCAGGATGCTTGCGTGCTTGGCCATGGGTCCTCCGCTCACTCGTGCAGGAAGGCCGCCGGCACGCGGGGCCCGTTCTGGATGAAGTTCTTCATGCCGATGTCGAGATCCACGGTCCGCTTGCAACGGCCGAACCCTTCGGCTTCGATGGCCAGTCCTTCGGACAGAGGCAGGACGAGGCCGCGGCGAACGACGTCGACGAGGATGGCGTCGATGGCGCGCGAGCGATGGCCGAGCTCGACCCGAGGAAGGTCGGCAGGCACGGCAATGGGGGCGGGATCGACGGGAGCGAGGCGGAGCTCGCCCGTGAGGTGCTGCCGGAGGAGTGCCTTGGCAGCGCCCACCGGGTCGCTCGCGGGTGCCACGGTGGCCCAGCCGGTGGCGTGAGCCTCGGCCGCGCCAATCGAGCGTCCGGTGCGGAGGAGATCCAGCGCACGGTCCAGGCCGATCAAGCGAGGAAGGCGCTGGGTTCCGCCATAACCCGGGATGATGCCGAGGTTCACTTCAGGCTGGCCCAGGACGAGCGCCGTGCCGACGACGCGCGCGTGACACGCCATGCTCAGCTCGGCGCCTCCGCCGAGTACGGGCCCGTCGACCGCCGCCACGACCGGCTTCTTCGACGAGGCGAGCACGTCGAGCACGGCGTGGCCACGACGGCAGATGGTCTCGCAGTCGGCAGGCGTCTTCAGGGAGGCGAGTTCGTGGATGTCGGCGCCAGCAAGAGCGCCGTCGAAGCTCGTGAGCACGATGCCACGCACGCTGGCGTCGTCTCCGAGCTCTCTCACGATGGCCGCGATCTCGTCGAGGGTCTCGCGGTTGAGGGCGTTGCGGGCCTCGGGTCGGCGCACGACGACCTGGGCGAGGTCACCGTCGCGGTCGACCAGCACGTGACGTCGGAAGGAAGGCAAGGCTTCCCGAGAGATGCTCCGGGGGACGTGGAAGCCGGGGTGCTTTGCGGCGTGGGCTTCGCACAGGGCGCGCACCCGCGCAGCGCCGTACTCTTCTGCGATGTCCAGCAAGCCTCTCCGGAAGCCGAGCGACATGCGCGTGAGCCAGTTCAAGTCCGACGCTTCACAGATGCCCTGATCCACGACGAAGTAGGTCCTGGCAAAAAGGACGGCGAGGATGCGGTCGAGAACTGCCGTGCGGAGGGTGTCGTCATGGCGCGGGTCGCCGGGAGCCTTCCGATCGTGCCACGCGGCGTTGCCTCGCTCGCGCAGGATCGCGGGGGGCTCGAACCAGGGGCCGCCCGTCGACGCATCACGCATCAGCTCCTGGCAATGGACCGTGAGGAGGTTGCCACGGGTCAGGTCCATCACGTTGAGGGGACCACCTCCGCCGATGGCGTCATTGACGATTGCGTCCACCTGCGCTGGCGTCGCAAGGCCCTCGGCGACGATGCGAGCCGCCTCCGAGACGTAGTTGCAGAAGATGTCGTCGGCGGCGAAGCAGGGAGCATCCGCGGTCACGATCGGTACTTTGCCCAGGTGCTTCAGCGTGGCGACCATCCGATCACCCAGCTCCACGTGCCCGGAGAGCACCACCTCGACGGGCAAGGCGCGCCAGGCCGGGTAGAAGGGATGGTTGACGAAGCAGCGCTCCGGGTGCCTCGCGCCTTCCGCGATCTGCGCCCGCGGGATCCCGGACGTCGCGAAGCCGATCAGGCACGCGGGACCCACGACTGCCTCGAGCTTGCTCAGGATGACGCGCTTCGTCGCGAGATCTTCGGTCGCGGCTTCGAGCACATAGTCACACGCCGCAAGGTCTTCGAGCCTCAGGGTGGGGACGAGGGCCTCCTCGACGGCGCGCGCGGCGGCCTCGCTGATCTTGCCCCGCGCGAGTCCCTTCGCGACGTAGCCGCGGATGCGTGCGACCCCAGCGTCGAGCGCGTCCTGCCGGATATCATGCAGGTAGACCTTTCCGCCTTCCCTCGCGAGCGCCGACACGAAGCCATACGCCAGGTCGGGTCCGATGGACCCGGATCCGATCACTCCGACGATCATCTCCCATCTCCCTGGCCTTGCGCTGCGCTGCGCTGCGCGGTGCGTGCGGCCGAGGCCCGATTACCATCTGAGCGCAGGCGAGCCAAGGAACGCAGACCGCAACGCGGTACATGCAAAGGCGAGCGGCGCGACGAGACCAGGGCTGCCTGACAGGTTCCGACGGAGCAAGGCTGCGCAGGATCCTGCGCGCTGCGCATCTCGATGCGCACTCCGAGACCGTGCGTGGACCTTGCCCACGCGCGGTGGGTTGGTCTAGGGAGGAGGGCATCGTCATGGGCGCGGACCAAGCCGCGCCAGGGAATCCGATGATGGAAGGCACCGAGCTCCTTGC is part of the Chondromyces crocatus genome and encodes:
- a CDS encoding thiolase family protein encodes the protein MAKHASILILDGGRRTPRADILIDNKAPGLFSNLSTTQLGGHAISATLEHTRVDRALIGHVVMGMAQHSHRDSIYGAQGMRWRGGLANDVPALTVARICGSGAEALAVGAEIMLAGLRFDEARPFTVVGGAESMQYPFTLYGFRGQKVGAAVQKYGPIEGRSLPPGVHLQDMLLMSLYDPGARMAMANTAEELGRRYRITRAEADAFAHRSHLNAKRARDAGHFDEEIAPVQVTPEGTSRPVDVKHDTHILEEPDLAKMARLPAAFEPDGGIITAGNASAVVDGAAAMVLAREEDASKHGARALARVIGMGVAACDPQIMGWGPVPSTRIALERAGIRGSDIDLVEINEAFAPQALACMRDFAEFGIDPEKVNPNGGAIALGHPLGATGAILTLSCAYALRRTKQRYGLVTMCIGGGQGISLVLESVS
- a CDS encoding 3-hydroxyacyl-CoA dehydrogenase/enoyl-CoA hydratase family protein gives rise to the protein MIGSGSIGPDLAYGFVSALAREGGKVYLHDIRQDALDAGVARIRGYVAKGLARGKISEAAARAVEEALVPTLRLEDLAACDYVLEAATEDLATKRVILSKLEAVVGPACLIGFATSGIPRAQIAEGARHPERCFVNHPFYPAWRALPVEVVLSGHVELGDRMVATLKHLGKVPIVTADAPCFAADDIFCNYVSEAARIVAEGLATPAQVDAIVNDAIGGGGPLNVMDLTRGNLLTVHCQELMRDASTGGPWFEPPAILRERGNAAWHDRKAPGDPRHDDTLRTAVLDRILAVLFARTYFVVDQGICEASDLNWLTRMSLGFRRGLLDIAEEYGAARVRALCEAHAAKHPGFHVPRSISREALPSFRRHVLVDRDGDLAQVVVRRPEARNALNRETLDEIAAIVRELGDDASVRGIVLTSFDGALAGADIHELASLKTPADCETICRRGHAVLDVLASSKKPVVAAVDGPVLGGGAELSMACHARVVGTALVLGQPEVNLGIIPGYGGTQRLPRLIGLDRALDLLRTGRSIGAAEAHATGWATVAPASDPVGAAKALLRQHLTGELRLAPVDPAPIAVPADLPRVELGHRSRAIDAILVDVVRRGLVLPLSEGLAIEAEGFGRCKRTVDLDIGMKNFIQNGPRVPAAFLHE